One region of Bacteroidota bacterium genomic DNA includes:
- a CDS encoding HAMP domain-containing histidine kinase, which yields MKLNRTTVFISISSVALLIVLIIQVNWMIHTARIKEEIFNEKANMVLSRTAEALAADTNACRNMEVCVGRNEIHKTDSLLTNYMDFYNFHIDYYFEVKKPGETAAQNNSGLKNNVYKKRLEEEATRNGLELNLFLPEKRQFIVQEMGPMFITSVILILVVLIMFWRTILLLMREKRLSEHTNDFLNNMTHEFKTPLTNIALAGKMITKDASNRQEEKIKHYSEIILAENEKLRLQVEQVLSMTALERGEIPLRKTELDVHELIREAIKYISIQIENKQGELKLNLDAENPVIFGDKTHLVNALYNLVDNAIKYSPEKPELSVRTHNHEKQFILVVSDKGIGIEKEYQKKVFEKFFRVPTGDVHDVKGFGLGLSYIKKIVELHQGKIDLESTPGKGTTFTVTLPNA from the coding sequence ATGAAGCTCAACCGCACTACTGTTTTTATCTCCATTTCATCCGTCGCGCTTTTGATCGTTCTCATTATCCAGGTAAACTGGATGATTCATACCGCGAGAATCAAGGAGGAGATTTTTAATGAAAAGGCCAACATGGTTCTTTCCCGCACCGCGGAGGCACTTGCCGCGGATACAAACGCGTGCAGAAATATGGAAGTGTGTGTAGGCAGAAATGAAATTCACAAAACGGATTCTTTGCTCACCAATTACATGGACTTCTATAATTTTCACATCGATTATTATTTCGAAGTGAAGAAGCCGGGAGAAACGGCAGCGCAGAACAATAGCGGTTTGAAGAATAATGTTTACAAAAAACGTCTTGAAGAAGAAGCCACAAGGAACGGACTTGAATTAAATCTTTTTTTACCGGAGAAAAGACAATTCATCGTTCAGGAAATGGGACCGATGTTCATCACATCTGTCATCCTGATTCTTGTGGTGTTGATTATGTTCTGGCGAACAATTCTGTTGCTGATGAGGGAGAAAAGATTGTCGGAACATACCAATGATTTCCTGAACAACATGACGCATGAATTCAAAACTCCGCTGACCAATATCGCTCTTGCAGGGAAAATGATCACGAAGGATGCATCGAACAGGCAGGAGGAAAAGATCAAACATTATTCTGAAATCATTCTCGCGGAGAACGAGAAGCTGAGATTGCAGGTGGAGCAGGTGCTGAGCATGACAGCATTGGAGCGTGGCGAAATTCCATTGCGCAAAACTGAACTGGATGTTCACGAACTTATTCGTGAGGCGATAAAATACATCAGCATCCAGATTGAAAATAAACAAGGAGAATTAAAACTGAATCTGGATGCGGAAAACCCGGTAATATTCGGAGATAAGACGCATTTGGTAAATGCATTGTATAATCTGGTCGACAATGCCATCAAATATTCGCCGGAAAAACCGGAACTTTCCGTTCGCACTCATAATCATGAAAAACAATTCATCCTTGTGGTTTCAGACAAAGGAATCGGTATAGAAAAAGAATACCAGAAGAAAGTCTTCGAGAAATTTTTCCGTGTACCAACTGGTGATGTGCACGACGTGAAAGGATTTGGTTTGGGTTTGTCCTATATCAAAAAGATTGTAGAATTGCATCAGGGTAAGATTGATCTTGAAAGTACTCCCGGAAAGGGAACCACATTTACTGTTACATTGCCGAATGCTTAA
- the rodA gene encoding rod shape-determining protein RodA: protein MVGMFLLMVVMGWLNIYAAVYNEDHQSIFDLSQNYGKQTIWIAGALVLALMILVIDGKFYAAFSYPIYGAMLLLLLSTFAFARDVKGSYGWIDIGSFKLQPAEFAKFATNMALAKYLSTLDIRMQDMRTKITSLILLGVPMAIILLQNDTGSALVFGAFIFVLYREGLSGNILLLGFLTIVLFVLTLLVEQLVLFSIIGGVALVFFFLIRKTRKNILVIVIGALLASSVVFSVDYVYRNVLQAHQRTRIDVLLGKQTDLKGAGYNVNQSKIAIGSGEFWGKGFLQGTQTKYDFVPEQSTDFIFCTVGEEWGFIGSSVVILLFMALLARIIYVAERQRSQYSRIYGYGVASILFFHLMINIGMTIGLAPVIGIPLPFFSYGGSSLWSFTILLFIFIKLDAYRLQILR, encoded by the coding sequence ATGGTCGGTATGTTCCTGCTCATGGTGGTGATGGGCTGGCTGAACATTTATGCCGCTGTGTACAATGAAGATCATCAGAGCATTTTCGACCTCAGTCAGAATTATGGTAAACAAACCATCTGGATTGCAGGCGCACTTGTGCTAGCGCTCATGATCCTGGTGATCGACGGAAAATTCTACGCCGCGTTTTCCTATCCGATTTACGGAGCGATGCTTTTGTTATTGCTCTCGACTTTCGCTTTTGCAAGGGATGTAAAAGGATCCTATGGCTGGATTGATATCGGTTCGTTCAAACTACAGCCGGCGGAATTTGCCAAGTTCGCCACCAACATGGCGCTGGCAAAATACCTCAGCACACTCGACATACGGATGCAGGACATGCGAACAAAAATCACTTCGCTGATTTTACTCGGTGTTCCCATGGCAATTATCCTGTTGCAGAACGATACCGGTTCCGCATTGGTATTCGGAGCCTTCATTTTCGTACTCTACAGGGAAGGTTTGTCCGGAAACATTTTGTTGCTGGGATTTTTAACCATCGTGCTTTTTGTGCTCACGCTGCTGGTGGAACAACTCGTTCTCTTCAGTATCATCGGTGGCGTCGCATTGGTTTTCTTTTTCCTGATCCGAAAAACACGGAAGAATATTCTCGTCATTGTTATTGGCGCTTTGCTGGCATCGAGTGTAGTGTTCAGTGTGGATTATGTATACAGAAATGTTTTGCAGGCTCACCAGAGAACACGTATTGATGTGTTGCTCGGCAAACAAACGGATCTGAAAGGAGCGGGATACAATGTGAACCAAAGTAAAATCGCGATAGGTTCCGGGGAGTTCTGGGGAAAAGGATTTCTGCAGGGTACACAAACGAAATACGATTTTGTACCGGAGCAAAGCACCGATTTTATTTTCTGTACGGTAGGAGAGGAGTGGGGTTTTATCGGATCGTCCGTAGTGATCCTGCTCTTCATGGCGCTTCTGGCACGGATCATTTATGTGGCGGAACGACAGCGATCGCAGTATTCGCGGATCTATGGTTATGGCGTAGCTTCGATATTATTTTTCCACCTCATGATCAATATCGGAATGACCATCGGCCTCGCGCCGGTGATAGGAATTCCATTGCCATTCTTCAGCTACGGAGGTTCTTCCCTGTGGTCCTTCACCATTCTGCTTTTCATCTTCATTAAGCTTGATGCTTATAGATTGCAGATTCTTCGTTGA
- a CDS encoding response regulator transcription factor: MLKEKIRILLAEDDLNLGVLLVDYLEAEGYDVKLCKDGELALKAFEGGQFDLCLLDVMMPKMDGFTLAKAIRSINKTVPLIFITAKSLKEDKLKGYDLGADDYITKPFDEEELLWKIKAVVRRMPGTTSLASTEIVQIGKYTFDYTNQLISLNGINRRITEKECEILNYLYAQRNRKVRREELLKAIWGENDYFFGRSMDVFISKIRKYLKDDPNLSIENVFGVGFIFNVPEV, from the coding sequence ATGCTTAAGGAGAAAATCAGAATATTATTGGCAGAAGACGATCTGAATTTGGGCGTCTTGCTGGTAGATTATCTGGAAGCGGAAGGCTATGATGTAAAGTTGTGTAAGGATGGAGAACTTGCATTAAAAGCATTCGAAGGCGGACAGTTTGATTTGTGTCTGCTCGATGTGATGATGCCCAAGATGGACGGCTTTACTCTCGCGAAGGCGATCCGTTCAATCAATAAAACAGTACCGCTGATTTTCATCACCGCGAAATCTCTGAAGGAAGATAAATTAAAAGGCTATGATCTCGGCGCGGATGATTACATCACCAAACCTTTTGATGAAGAGGAGTTGCTTTGGAAAATCAAAGCTGTTGTGCGCCGTATGCCCGGAACAACTTCTCTTGCATCAACTGAAATAGTTCAGATCGGTAAATACACTTTTGATTATACCAATCAGTTGATTTCACTCAATGGCATCAACAGAAGAATAACAGAAAAGGAATGTGAGATACTGAATTATCTGTACGCGCAAAGAAACCGGAAGGTCAGGAGGGAAGAGCTCCTAAAGGCCATCTGGGGCGAGAACGATTATTTTTTTGGAAGAAGTATGGATGTCTTTATTTCCAAGATTCGCAAATACCTGAAAGATGATCCGAACCTGAGTATTGAAAATGTCTTCGGCGTCGGCTTTATATTTAATGTTCCTGAAGTTTAA
- the mreD gene encoding rod shape-determining protein MreD, which produces MIIKILKNVFRFLFLVAIQVLVLNHIQWSGYFNPYVYILFILMLPIETPKWLLLVLGLFIGLTIDMFGNTSGMHAAASVFVAFARPGILRLIAPRDGYEAETSLSPQVMGFNWFITYVSILVVLHHLVYFYVEVFRFSEFLSHCSGSYSTRQLRL; this is translated from the coding sequence ATGATCATTAAAATTTTAAAAAATGTATTTCGTTTCTTGTTCCTGGTCGCTATCCAGGTTCTGGTGCTGAACCATATCCAATGGAGTGGCTACTTCAATCCGTATGTCTACATCCTGTTCATTCTGATGTTGCCCATCGAAACACCAAAGTGGTTGCTTCTCGTGCTCGGATTATTCATCGGTTTAACAATTGATATGTTCGGAAATACAAGCGGAATGCATGCCGCGGCTTCCGTTTTTGTCGCCTTTGCCAGACCGGGAATTTTACGTCTCATCGCTCCACGCGACGGATACGAAGCGGAAACCAGTCTGAGCCCACAGGTCATGGGTTTCAACTGGTTTATAACTTATGTTTCCATTTTGGTCGTATTGCATCATCTCGTGTACTTTTATGTAGAAGTATTCCGGTTCAGTGAATTTTTATCACACTGTTCAGGGTCGTACTCAACGCGGCAATTACGGTTGTAA
- a CDS encoding energy transducer TonB, with the protein MKYNATAVLLLFVIVTALGQNINSQQLVSYVQDSVYNKPAPNAVPQFYFELKGTYLHPVKQSRLLAAKSLGDLSSGYPKNWLKEYVSAEIKSNHQGKFQKATSANDRLTAEQTNMIRGLGIEDEIFINVDYKSMNAVTEKTEIRSMNYSMTVVPETEAEFIGGFGSMKKYFRENVINPIAAANPENIRQSKVRFTVNPDGSISNTRVIRTSGDPETDTLIMNRINKMPKWKPAQNLQGVKIKQDFEFILYTGNEGC; encoded by the coding sequence ATGAAATACAATGCAACCGCTGTACTGCTTCTCTTTGTTATCGTTACAGCCTTGGGTCAAAATATCAATTCTCAACAATTGGTTTCCTACGTACAGGATTCCGTCTACAATAAACCGGCACCGAATGCTGTTCCACAATTTTATTTCGAATTAAAAGGAACGTATTTACACCCGGTAAAACAAAGTCGGCTCCTTGCCGCGAAATCATTGGGAGATTTGAGCTCCGGCTATCCAAAAAACTGGCTGAAAGAATATGTCTCCGCGGAAATCAAAAGCAATCATCAGGGAAAATTTCAAAAGGCTACTTCAGCGAATGATCGTCTCACTGCTGAACAAACAAACATGATCCGCGGACTCGGAATTGAAGATGAAATTTTTATCAACGTAGATTACAAATCCATGAATGCCGTTACTGAGAAAACAGAAATCCGTTCGATGAATTATTCGATGACAGTTGTTCCTGAAACGGAAGCGGAATTTATTGGCGGATTCGGATCCATGAAAAAATATTTTCGGGAGAATGTCATTAATCCCATTGCAGCTGCTAACCCTGAGAACATCCGTCAAAGCAAAGTACGTTTTACTGTGAACCCTGATGGCAGCATCAGCAACACACGTGTCATCAGGACTTCCGGTGATCCTGAAACCGATACATTGATCATGAACCGTATCAACAAAATGCCGAAATGGAAGCCGGCACAAAATCTCCAGGGTGTAAAAATCAAGCAGGATTTTGAATTTATCCTCTACACCGGAAATGAAGGTTGTTGA
- the mreC gene encoding rod shape-determining protein MreC, which translates to MISSFFLILEAFSGYLIVQNNNFQRASFINSTNKVAAEVNTMVSAVTEYINLRAANDALSRQNASLRTLIPDVFYIDSALKQLVVDTIHKQQYTFLTAKVVNNSINRRNNYLTLNKGSMQGIKPEMGVVSAEGIVGIVKDVSEHYCSVLSFLHKDTRISARFKKSGYIGSMVWEGQDATHGILTDIAKHVKISLGDTIVTSSFSSIFPEGVMIGTVDEVDPNTGNNFQDIRVKLSTSFGNLTYVYIISNLYKDEQRKLEENQPNDH; encoded by the coding sequence ATAATTTCTTCATTTTTTCTGATCCTGGAGGCATTCAGCGGGTATCTTATTGTTCAGAATAATAATTTTCAGCGCGCGAGTTTTATTAATTCAACGAACAAAGTAGCCGCTGAAGTAAATACCATGGTGAGCGCGGTTACGGAATACATCAATCTCCGTGCTGCCAATGATGCTTTGTCAAGACAAAACGCTTCCCTGCGTACGCTCATTCCGGATGTATTTTATATCGACAGTGCCCTCAAACAACTGGTCGTTGATACGATCCACAAACAACAGTATACATTTCTTACAGCCAAAGTGGTGAATAATTCCATCAACAGAAGAAACAATTACCTGACATTGAACAAAGGTTCCATGCAGGGAATTAAACCTGAGATGGGTGTTGTTTCCGCTGAAGGTATTGTAGGGATTGTGAAAGATGTCTCTGAACATTATTGCTCTGTGCTCTCTTTCTTGCACAAAGACACAAGGATCAGCGCCCGTTTTAAAAAGAGCGGATACATCGGTTCCATGGTCTGGGAAGGACAGGATGCTACACATGGGATATTGACAGATATCGCGAAACATGTAAAGATTAGTCTGGGCGATACCATAGTTACAAGTTCCTTTTCTTCCATTTTTCCGGAAGGCGTAATGATTGGAACTGTAGACGAAGTTGATCCGAATACGGGAAATAATTTCCAGGACATCAGAGTGAAATTATCCACCAGTTTTGGAAACCTCACCTATGTATATATTATAAGCAACCTGTACAAGGACGAACAAAGGAAACTGGAAGAAAATCAGCCGAATGATCATTAA
- a CDS encoding rod shape-determining protein — protein sequence MGVFDFLTQEIAIDLGTANTLIIHNDKVVVDEPSIVAIDRMTGKVIAVGKQAMMMHGKTHENIKTIRPLKDGVIADFDAAEHMIRGMIKMINPKGALFTPSLKMVICIPSGITEVEKRAVRDSAEHAGAKEVYLIHEPMAAAIGIGIDVEEPMGNMIIDIGGGTSEIAVIALGGIVCDQSIRVAGDGFTNDIWDYMRRQHNILIGERSAERIKIEVGSALPELENPPPDFAVHGRDLMTGIPKEITVSYSEIAHALDKSISKVEEAILKALEMTPPELSADIYRTGIYLTGGGALLRGLDQRIAMKTKLPVHVAEDPLRAVVRGTGIALKNIGRFKFLIP from the coding sequence ATGGGAGTGTTCGATTTTTTAACCCAGGAAATTGCCATTGACCTCGGTACGGCAAATACCCTGATTATTCACAACGATAAAGTTGTTGTGGATGAACCGTCTATTGTCGCGATCGACCGGATGACCGGTAAAGTCATCGCTGTTGGTAAACAGGCAATGATGATGCATGGGAAAACCCATGAAAACATCAAGACGATCCGGCCATTGAAAGACGGAGTAATTGCCGACTTCGATGCCGCGGAGCACATGATCCGTGGAATGATAAAAATGATCAATCCCAAAGGCGCTTTGTTTACACCGTCTTTGAAAATGGTTATTTGTATTCCTTCCGGTATCACCGAAGTGGAAAAGCGTGCTGTGCGGGATTCCGCGGAACATGCCGGCGCCAAAGAGGTATACCTGATCCACGAACCAATGGCAGCCGCGATCGGTATTGGTATCGATGTGGAAGAGCCGATGGGAAATATGATCATCGATATCGGTGGTGGTACCAGTGAAATCGCGGTGATCGCGCTCGGTGGAATCGTTTGCGATCAGTCTATCCGTGTTGCCGGTGACGGCTTCACCAACGATATCTGGGATTACATGCGTCGTCAGCACAATATCCTCATCGGTGAACGTTCCGCTGAACGAATCAAAATAGAAGTTGGCTCCGCATTGCCTGAACTTGAAAATCCACCGCCGGATTTTGCTGTACACGGACGTGACCTCATGACCGGTATTCCAAAAGAAATCACCGTGAGCTATTCTGAAATAGCTCATGCGCTCGATAAATCCATTTCAAAAGTTGAAGAAGCGATTCTGAAAGCTCTTGAAATGACACCACCGGAATTGTCGGCGGATATTTACCGCACAGGAATCTATCTCACAGGTGGAGGAGCCCTGCTCCGTGGACTCGACCAACGCATCGCGATGAAAACAAAGCTTCCTGTTCACGTTGCCGAAGATCCTCTCCGCGCCGTAGTACGCGGAACCGGAATTGCTTTGAAGAATATTGGACGGTTTAAATTCCTCATACCTTGA
- a CDS encoding cytochrome P460 family protein, which translates to MKNKLLLSLSIAAFVFAVSSCSREKDDSPGLSDNALISLANSNDLVNVDVHSTDSRLSQAPAFRIRMNHIAADACNDSFHSLPAVFPASSVLVKEYLDASGTVTARDVMYKAPADSRSDGGWLWASYDADGQNVYSASRRGSSCNSCHSGGTDKVIGL; encoded by the coding sequence ATGAAAAACAAACTACTCTTAAGCCTTTCCATTGCAGCATTCGTATTTGCTGTTTCTTCCTGTTCACGTGAGAAAGATGATTCTCCGGGTTTATCTGACAATGCATTGATCAGTCTGGCAAACTCGAATGACCTTGTGAATGTGGATGTACACAGTACAGATTCACGTTTGTCGCAAGCCCCTGCCTTCAGGATTCGTATGAATCACATTGCTGCCGATGCGTGCAATGATTCCTTCCATTCTCTTCCTGCTGTCTTCCCTGCAAGTTCGGTCCTCGTAAAAGAATATTTAGATGCATCCGGAACTGTCACTGCACGTGATGTAATGTATAAAGCTCCGGCTGATTCAAGATCTGATGGTGGTTGGCTTTGGGCTTCTTATGATGCCGATGGACAAAATGTATACAGCGCCTCTCGTCGCGGTAGTTCCTGCAACAGCTGCCATTCAGGAGGAACAGATAAAGTAATTGGGCTTTAG
- the purH gene encoding bifunctional phosphoribosylaminoimidazolecarboxamide formyltransferase/IMP cyclohydrolase — MKSLKKISSALISVYHKDHLESIVRRLHELGVTLYATGGTQDFIEGLKLPVVAVENVTDYPSILGGRVKTLHPKIFGGILSRRENSSDITEMEEYRIPEIDLVVVDLYPFESTVASGSDEQSIIEKIDIGGISLIRAAAKNFKDVLIIPSVDQYSFLLNILEKQEGQTSLEDRKQMALQAFAVSSHYDTAIFNYFNADQSVNIFRQSILESRSLRYGENPHQQARFYGKLEDMFEQLHGKELSYNNLLDIDAAVSLMSEFSEPTVAILKHNNACGIASRNTISEAWTDALSGDPVSAFGGIIIANREIEKTSAEAMNQLFFEVLIAPSFTPEALEVLKQKKNRILLVQKSKTLPAKQFRTLLNGVVQQDRDILSETAKDMKTVTKIAPTAVEVSDLEFANKIVKHTKSNTIVLAKNKQLLASGTGQTSRVDALQQAIAKARHFGFELKGAVMSSDAFFPFPDCVEIADKAGIKTVIQPGGSIKDQESIDYCDQHGMSMVLTGVRHFKH, encoded by the coding sequence ATGAAATCATTGAAAAAGATCAGTAGCGCCCTGATCTCCGTTTATCATAAAGACCATCTTGAATCCATTGTCCGCCGCCTGCATGAGTTGGGAGTGACCCTCTATGCTACTGGTGGCACGCAGGATTTTATCGAAGGACTAAAATTGCCTGTAGTAGCAGTAGAAAACGTAACGGATTATCCTTCCATTCTGGGCGGGCGTGTAAAAACCCTTCATCCCAAAATTTTTGGTGGAATCCTGAGCCGGAGAGAAAACTCTTCCGATATCACTGAAATGGAGGAATACCGGATACCTGAGATCGACCTTGTGGTTGTTGATCTTTATCCTTTCGAATCGACAGTCGCTTCAGGTTCTGACGAACAAAGCATCATAGAAAAGATCGATATCGGCGGAATCTCCCTAATCCGGGCTGCTGCAAAAAATTTCAAGGACGTCCTGATCATTCCTTCCGTGGATCAATATTCTTTTTTACTGAATATTCTTGAAAAACAGGAAGGTCAGACTTCGCTGGAAGACAGAAAACAAATGGCTCTTCAGGCTTTCGCCGTAAGCTCCCATTACGATACAGCGATTTTCAACTATTTCAATGCCGATCAGTCTGTAAATATTTTCCGCCAAAGTATACTGGAATCAAGATCCCTGCGTTATGGAGAAAACCCGCATCAGCAGGCGAGGTTTTACGGAAAGTTGGAAGACATGTTTGAGCAGCTTCATGGTAAAGAATTGTCTTACAACAATCTGCTGGACATAGATGCCGCAGTCAGCCTGATGTCAGAATTTTCCGAACCCACAGTTGCTATTCTGAAACACAACAATGCCTGCGGAATTGCCTCCAGGAATACTATTTCCGAAGCCTGGACAGATGCTCTTTCCGGAGACCCGGTTTCAGCTTTTGGAGGAATAATTATTGCCAACCGGGAAATAGAAAAAACGAGTGCTGAGGCGATGAATCAGCTCTTTTTTGAGGTATTAATTGCGCCTTCCTTTACTCCTGAGGCTCTGGAAGTGCTTAAACAAAAGAAAAACCGCATTCTTTTGGTTCAAAAAAGCAAGACCCTTCCTGCTAAACAGTTTCGTACCTTACTGAACGGTGTTGTACAACAAGACCGTGATATCCTTAGCGAGACTGCAAAGGATATGAAAACAGTAACTAAAATAGCCCCAACTGCCGTAGAAGTATCTGATTTGGAGTTTGCAAACAAAATCGTGAAGCATACCAAATCCAATACTATCGTTCTTGCCAAAAACAAACAACTGTTGGCCAGTGGTACAGGTCAGACTTCCCGAGTGGATGCTTTGCAACAAGCTATTGCAAAGGCGCGTCATTTTGGATTTGAACTGAAAGGCGCAGTGATGTCGAGTGATGCATTTTTCCCCTTTCCGGATTGTGTGGAAATAGCTGATAAGGCGGGAATAAAAACAGTCATCCAACCGGGCGGATCTATCAAAGATCAGGAGTCCATCGATTATTGCGATCAACATGGGATGTCCATGGTGCTGACAGGAGTGAGGCATTTCAAACATTAA
- a CDS encoding ABC transporter permease produces the protein MTTRFWLFLRLFRESFLFAFEALRVNKLRTILSLLGITIGIFAIISVFTATDALETKIKSDVATLGNNVIYIQKWPWVPENEGDEYPWWKYINRPLPGIKEMIEIQRKAETAEALSYVATLGNQTIKFESNSIENALVLCVSHQYDKIKTLELKDGRYFTESESNSGKPIALIGADIEAGLFPKGDAVGKSITIRGFKINIIGVINREGSSMVGNSSDNQIIVPVNFARNLVNLRSDNVDPYFMVKAKEGISTIELRDDLRGSMRSIRKLKPKEEDDFALNETSLLTNGLKELFSTLNIAAWILGGFSILVGGFGIANIMFVSVRERTPIIGIQKSLGSKSYFILLQFLVESIVLCIFGGIFGLILVFLISMVATSIADFNFVLTTGNITMGLLISAVIGIISGFIPALQASQMNPVDAIRAS, from the coding sequence ATGACAACAAGATTCTGGCTTTTTCTTCGTTTGTTCCGTGAGAGTTTTTTATTCGCGTTTGAAGCGCTTCGGGTAAACAAACTTCGGACGATCCTTTCTTTACTTGGAATTACCATCGGAATTTTCGCAATCATTTCCGTTTTCACTGCGACTGATGCATTGGAAACAAAAATCAAATCAGATGTTGCTACACTTGGCAACAATGTGATTTATATCCAAAAATGGCCTTGGGTTCCTGAAAATGAAGGGGATGAATATCCCTGGTGGAAATACATCAACAGGCCACTTCCCGGAATTAAAGAGATGATTGAGATTCAGCGAAAAGCAGAGACCGCCGAAGCTCTTTCCTATGTGGCAACTCTTGGGAACCAGACCATAAAATTCGAAAGCAATTCCATTGAAAACGCCCTTGTACTCTGTGTTTCCCATCAGTATGACAAAATCAAAACTCTGGAATTAAAAGACGGTCGGTATTTCACCGAAAGTGAAAGCAACAGCGGTAAACCCATTGCATTGATTGGTGCTGATATCGAAGCAGGACTTTTTCCAAAAGGAGATGCTGTCGGAAAATCCATCACCATCCGGGGATTTAAAATCAATATAATCGGAGTCATCAACCGGGAAGGTAGCAGTATGGTTGGGAATTCTTCAGATAACCAGATTATTGTTCCCGTAAATTTTGCCAGGAACCTTGTCAATCTGCGAAGCGACAATGTTGACCCCTATTTCATGGTGAAAGCAAAAGAAGGTATCAGTACCATTGAGCTGAGAGATGACCTGCGCGGAAGTATGCGTTCGATCCGCAAATTGAAACCAAAAGAGGAAGATGATTTCGCGCTGAATGAAACCAGCCTGCTGACCAATGGTTTGAAAGAGCTTTTCAGCACCCTGAACATCGCGGCCTGGATCCTGGGTGGATTCTCCATTCTTGTCGGAGGTTTCGGTATCGCGAATATCATGTTTGTTTCCGTCAGGGAACGAACACCCATCATCGGCATCCAAAAATCACTCGGCTCCAAAAGCTATTTCATTTTGCTTCAGTTTTTAGTTGAATCAATCGTGCTTTGCATTTTTGGTGGAATATTTGGACTGATCCTTGTTTTTTTGATTTCAATGGTCGCCACATCAATTGCTGATTTCAATTTTGTCCTTACAACCGGCAATATTACCATGGGACTTTTAATCTCTGCCGTAATTGGAATTATCAGTGGATTTATTCCAGCTTTACAAGCCTCTCAAATGAACCCGGTTGACGCGATTCGCGCATCCTGA